From a single Pseudorasbora parva isolate DD20220531a chromosome 17, ASM2467924v1, whole genome shotgun sequence genomic region:
- the LOC137044792 gene encoding neuroblast differentiation-associated protein AHNAK-like isoform X2: MCDCFHLAFPNWHASATGEGRRLKGPEQDTDDDLGEEAEREEEGGEPEMRGRRKMKKQHDRISWPKFPTFSKGRGAHFKRSHSTSEAEEQRKLEMSPPTSDTESPLKSPLKSPDEKEKKKTRKMKLKMRMAGCRSKSVEETQENEEVPTTDNMEAMGDQIIMNIAVEQAPGTNVLESPKILNEAEKTDSTKTKDEYTFTTLPATESLHKVELISLDTTLKTTDITLALGEDDKERREKSELKVSIPGKDKYETETESPLKSSTSGMRTSDTSAFDNIMDSPNVISQIEAVGHEVDSDGKPIIKEILEKTQKSGEMDMDIPIVDVSLDMPAIGPISKSPKAGSDKEKKEKNILERESYGIRTRGPMADIAISKSPFANTVNRLEFTSSHSITFEIQPKHDVSSTDVDTKKPITSTPVISQPKSHALEVEKSGKSTGGTDTEVTKKAHLESSFKLPKIDISEFNHEDLITIRQGDPNKVPLVKREEIEIPGMEDKGSKAKLKSPRIKEQKIEKIINISKAEKPRAKREGQEFNVEDVKEAVSKFPAFKLPERDITGVLVQREITIKSDKTGMTPKGSPCKILSMSTEINIKSPDTMDKEEQRLSPVPTKDHAILLPKSEQFHFYETDQSKIIPADHKPKTVKMLARDRTSTSPDVKFKLPKREDIEIPGMEANEQSVQMQKIKVAKDTDTQDKAVKDDSDIKDDKKGHEKKSKKAKVSMPSFEIKTPDIHFPGITIELPKKATSSKSDSDAVKQMKTEAKLSLDEEHLAIKQSSEEATFKKSHKSESCAPEHETKKAHDKEGDQMLHHDVCTGIVKETSKQDAEGELKAEIKSKDTDSSPHKMKMPKFKMPKMGGKSMKGTTEVTTKEEQDIIEVLLDSEKRTSDTDPKAYSSETDKNWSKLKMPSIDVSVPKIKIPKTEGKSKQEETGLSTPEIDAGVEFSKDHISSETTQKPTKERAGKVDMKVEAIEDAQEESGFTLIRFGISLPKEKTEEAGLLPEESKKSVIKVSEKTEEEPSDLPQAEIKETESKMKKRKISFPKFGFSKSDTKVSDADRTLPPAQGSLTGADETEVDVESKTTDIEAEFKDSTDSPTKFRLPTIKLPKCGVSFPKTTDAGADIKMPEVSTDETTKDVALPEVKLSVESTALSDRKGLEMTHSVSKPEVDLTLIEGKTEIKGISIPKVDDFQKKYKKSSEDISFSKPEVDASMTDQGIKEIPDVEFSKPDIKTAEIDVSLPQVGLTIPEFSVEIKEPDVNCTISKDDAEHKDLTTGGSPVKFKLPSVNLPKFGGKSSKVVKDMPFVDIDIKEHDVSFPETQISTKLKDDAQSSDAKDFFVTTKGQCVSVDKEVTVTMPKFGISLPKVDACKPADSMDKEVSIIDTTKSNAESDQAEKGLRSPTKSKLSTITFPKCGIQFPKPTDANFDNQIPEFTTDESTMEIKMSETKLSGELPSLPEMKTPQVILSISKPEVDVSTPEVEMAFDAHCEKKKEMELSPNLAFSKPEVNISLVGHSLDQEAAREGLKVQAEKLEMGVKVPSGTVDVVIPEAKEKEKIKKRKMSFPKFGFSKSDTKILDADTSLQKEGISVPETAIKETEMTIPAAEVEVQVKNKSASGSPSKFKLPTISLPKYEISISKTGKESKTDAQSDIKATSTVAYQDTHIGTEDIEPSKSTFETLPVDTEIMIPDTESGGQGGRFMMPKFEFSFPKLKGPEFKKDASRTDIETPEATLKHDIESAEGKADIPEASLKMEVTMKKPKVSSSEHGFSEQDIKAPEVNVERGDISMAEGEVDVNLESDLKDDSTTGGSPFKFKLPTFKLPKFGSSSSKVKSEIKDLRGEEINLEAEDIFTSDVKLDFNVPSQELVKPSISVDQPKGDTGAQYMLSRAEVDISLPETKLGELSAEAEVPKAKIESKKDQEVDPKDPSVKIKRQGFSFPKFGFSKPDVKAPETDVNLAHTSEPEGDVTIKEKSMNITVLNFEDEQKDSTTVGATTTFNLPSINLPKIGGQAMKEEKTLPDVDIAVKEPEYTQIKISGEAPSVDIKGPHLATESKAVSVDLKVEDLELGGQEGKLKMPKFGIDLPKGKGFDLSAKTEDIADFDLKKTEITIEGKINPPEHHSKGLDVQIKTLPAFGVSKPEAPRDDVSIQKTDIPIPEGSMDLEEANMDIEVSKMESEQKGSTFFGSPTKFKLPSFNFPKFGVKSQKGALDINVTDSELEGTNIKSDISKPDVKLEVQPPNNEFKVEKSADMPEVDSKELQVKVKRPSFSFPKFGFSKPNTETPEVDISVQKVEVSIPEGNAPVIEQTAEVTSPGREAEQKDLTIVSSPTKFKMPEINLPKFGVKSSKSTPSEDKDIKGKDMTVHEPDIKVSGQIPKIEKEVDIRATIKETDVHLTEGKVILPQPDIDVQVISFEGKVDIPEGDLKGLDVKLKKPSFSFPKFGFSKPDIKGHDVDHGSQPKENLSMQEGTIPVKDQEAEITSTDEMNKQEDSTHTKFKLPKFGLKYPKATSDIPAAEVDIKEPEISFSKKGDVQTTDTETTIDIKGPTVNVDIKVKEMDIDGTGSKFKLPKFGIGMQKVKTIETDGKEINTESGLLCEEKVHVQQPDVAIQNANFEGETDKVDSKGLKVKLPKMGFSKPDLKSPEVDASLPKVDMGTSLGNVDVSEQSVDIKVPEEQPDLKEDTFGSPTRFKLPTIHFPKFGIKTSKDKVDIPTANVDIDEVSLPDKKFNMSGEVASVDMKEPTINVEVPSIEMNIKGSDKEQRESKFKLPKFGIALPTTKGPDSDQGLKKALTETEMKMSGDVLTTDKKELKLPKGSVEVDMQACEMTTDISLKGTTEMGESESDGKIEIASPQFASPTKFKLPGIKLPTFGISTPNVTSDAPDSDIKEIKVSSADFEIATSKVDQSDDIKRKTSEIEPPSIDINIKAKEINQEGQETKFKLPKFGISLPKVKGPEITVTAKEVKTGTPEIGKTENKIAADGASLPKVDMDLEGSSSLEKTEVETELKDDTVVVSGSPSKFKMPSFKMPKFGFSPKKTSDAKGKDAEVDVPDTKTDLNVKDKPIQVEVSKDIHREGEIKETTEQPPEVAAKKMEGDKGSPSKFKLPTIKMPTFGLSRTKSPDGEDDITINANVPDVKSEPKQDSQGPAKSPRFTMPRLEDVLSGFEVEFNVPTIEEIEAQVDKPSVKQDQEAGEKVEEAAEHKDKGAQEKSKFKFKFPKLGFSQSSDEGDKLVDAKIEESEKHLEASTDQKSAVSKEQSKTEKGSWFKFSFSSPTKTTKSDEKEQIIQPPQEAEKSDDVEKESSKVHEEPEKSLLSEAVEENISPTLSLRSSEAFADISSTVTTELFGLSQTSPTKVKVKYAEPTATVGVNDVQSNVVTSTARCELISMEPHQPEKVNIPFSSDMSSASLDTLKQMSGEIHVITSNIQAIPDTQQAAILTHLDAHGIHTSPLQVTLGSDSVLTVEETRVQSGKQTLVEKHVVKETLHDDKETIIVTQRTRVFEGDSAEPISDETASSIRRLRDTVHTEKMRFFDNVPTTEEVTIVSYETSLRHMDSSTDENGGK, translated from the exons GTGAAGGGCGAAGGCTGAAGGGACCAGAACAAGACACAGATGATGATTTA GGTGAGGAGGCTGAGCGAGAAGAGGAAGGAGGAGAACCAGAAATGAGAGGTCGAAGAAAGATGAAAAAACAACACGATCGCATCTCTTGGCCCAAATTCCCCACCTTTAGCAAAGGTCGTGGGGCACATTTTAAGAGATCTCACAGCACATCAGAAGCAGAAGAACAGAGAAAATTAGAGATGAGTCCACCAACAAGTGACACAGAATCTCCCCTTAAATCTCCATTAAAGTCCCCAGAtgaaaaagagaagaaaaagacACGCAAAATGAAACTTAAGATGAGGATGGCAGGCTGCAGGAGCAAGTCTGTTGAAGAAACCCAAGAAAATGAAGAGGTGCCAACAACAGACAATATGGAGGCCATGGGCGACCAAATTATTATGAATATAGCCGTAGAGCAAGCGCCAGGAACGAATGTGTTAGAGAGCCCTAAAATCTTGAATGAAGCTGAAAAAACTGACTCAACTAAAACAAAGGATGAATATACATTTACAACTTTGCCAGCGACTGAATCATTGCATAAGGTTGAGCTCATCAGTTTGGACACTACTTTAAAGACCACTGATATTACACTTGCTCTTGGAGAGGATGACAAAGAAAGGAGAGAGAAATCGGAACTGAAGGTTAGCATTCCAGGAAAGGATAAATATGAAACAGAAACAGAGAGCCCATTAAAATCCTCCACAAGTGGGATGCGAACTTCGGATACATCAGCATTCGACAATATTATGGACAGTCCTAATGTGATATCACAAATTGAAGCAGTTGGACATGAAGTTGATTCTGATGGCAAACCAATCATTAAAGAGATTTTAGAGAAGACCCAAAAGTCAGGGGAAATGGACATGGACATACCTATAGTTGATGTTTCTCTTGACATGCCAGCTATAGGACCAATAAGCAAATCACCAAAAGCTGGCAGCGACaaggaaaagaaagaaaaaaacattctaGAAAGAGAAAGTTACGGGATTCGAACCAGGGGACCAATGGCAGATATAGCCATATCAAAGAGTCCTTTTGCAAACACGGTAAACAGACTAGAATTTACATCATCACACAGTATCACTTTTGAGATTCAACCAAAACACGATGTGTCCTCAACAGACGTGGACACAAAGAAACCAATTACTTCAACACCAGTTATATCCCAGCCAAAATCACATGCTCTGGAAGTGGAAAAAAGCGGGAAGAGTACTGGGGGTACTGACACTGaagtaacaaaaaaagcacatttaGAATCAAGTTTTAAATTACCTAAGATAGATATCTCTGAATTCAACCACGAAGACTTGATAACTATAAGGCAAGGAGACCCAAACAAAGTGCCTCTCGTGAAACGAGAGGAAATTGAGATTCCTGGCATGGAGGACAAAGGATCAAAAGCTAAGCTGAAGTCTCCTAGAATTAAAGAACAAAAAATTGAGAAGATAATAAATATCTCAAAAGCAGAAAAACCCAGAGCTAAGAGAGAAGGACAAGAGTTCAATGTTGAGGATGTAAAGGAAGCAGTATCAAAATTCCCTGCTTTTAAATTACCTGAGAGAGACATCACAGGAGTCCTTGTACAGCGAGAGATCACAATAAAATCAGACAAGACTGGCATGACACCTAAAGGATCCCCTTGTAAAATTTTGAGCATGAGCACAGAAATAAATATCAAGTCGCCTGACACAATGGATAAAGAAGAACAGAGACTTTCTCCTGTTCCAACAAAAGATCACGCCATCTTGTTACCTAAAAGTGAACAATTCCATTTTTATGAAACAGACCAATCAAAAATTATACCAGCAGACCACAAACCCAAAACTGTCAAAATGTTAGCGAGGGATCGGACAAGTACTTCCCCAGATGTAAAATTCAAACTTCCAAAGCGTGAAGACATTGAAATACCAGGAATGGAAGCCAATGAACAATCAgttcaaatgcaaaaaatcaaagTAGCCAAAGATACAGACACTCAAGATAAGGCCGTGAAAGATGATAGTGATATCAAAGATGACAAAAAAGGACATGAAAAGAAATCAAAGAAAGCAAAGGTTTCTATGCCTAGTTTTGAGATCAAGACACCAGACATTCACTTCCCAGGAATCACGATTGAATTACCAAAAAAGGCCACATCATCTAAAAGTGATAGTGATGCAGTCAAACAGATGAAAACTGAAGCAAAATTATCTCTTGATGAAGAACATTTAGCTATTAAACAATCTTCTGAAGaagcaacatttaaaaaatctcaCAAAAGTGAAAGCTGTGCACCGGAGCATGAAACTAAAAAAGCACACGATAAAGAGGGTGATCAAATGCTCCATCATGACGTTTGCACTGGCATCGTTAAGGAAACCTCAAAACAAGACGCTGAAGGAGAATTGAAGGCTGAAATCAAAAGCAAAGACACAGATTCCTCTCCGCATAAAATGAAGATGCCTAAATTTAAAATGCCCAAAATGGGTGGGAAATCAATGAAGGGAACAACTGAAGTCACTACAAAAGAGGAACAAGACATAATAGAGGTTTTATTAGATTCTGAGAAGAGAACATCTGATACTGATCCCAAAGCATATAGTTCAGAAACAGATAAGAATTGGAGCAAATTAAAAATGCCAAGCATAGATGTTTCtgttccaaaaataaaaatcccaAAGACAGAGGGAAAATCAAAGCAGGAGGAAACTGGGCTCTCAACGCCTGAAATTGATGCAGGTGTTGAATTTAGCAAAGACCACATTTCCAGCGAGACTACACAAAAGCCTACAAAAGAAAGGGCTGGAAAAGTTGACATGAAGGTTGAGGCTATAGAGGACGCTCAAGAGGAGAGTGGATTTACACTGATCAGGTTTGGCATCTCATTGCCAAAAGAGAAAACAGAAGAAGCTGGTCTGTTACCAGAGGAATCTAAAAAGTCTGTCATCAAGGTTAGTGAAAAAACTGAAGAGGAGCCATCTGACCTACCACAAGCTGAAATAAAAGAAACAGAGTCTAAAATGAAGAAAAGGAAAATATCCTTTCCCAAATTTGGATTCTCTAAATCAGATACTAAAGTATCTGATGCCGACAGAACTCTTCCACCTGCACAAGGCTCATTAACGGGTGCAGATGAGACAGAAGTAGATGTTGAAAGTAAGACCACAGACATAGAAGCTGAGTTCAAGGATTCAACAGATTCTCCCACAAAATTTAGACTTCCCACAATTAAACTTCCCAAATGTGGAGTTTCCTTTCCAAAGACAACTGATGCTGGGGCTGATATTAAAATGCCTGAAGTTAGCACAGATGAAACTACAAAGGATGTTGCATTGCCAGAAGTTAAATTATCAGTAGAATCTACAGCTCTATCTGATAGAAAAGGCCTGGAGATGACTCACAGTGTATCCAAACCTGAAGTTGACTTGACTCTAATTGAGGGAAAAACAGAAATCAAAGGTATTAGCATTCCAAAAGTAGATGATTTtcagaaaaaatacaaaaaatcaTCTGAAGATATTTCATTTTCTAAACCAGAGGTTGATGCAAGTATGACTGATCAAGGTATTAAAGAAATTCCAGATGTTGAGTTTTCAAAACCAGACATCAAAACTGCAGAAATTGATGTCAGTCTTCCACAGGTTGGTTTAACCATTCCAGAATTTTCTGTGGAAATAAAAGAGCCAGATGTGAACTGCACAATTTCAAAGGATGATGCTGAACATAAAGATCTAACAACTGGTGGTTCACCAGTAAAGTTTAAACTCCCCTCTGTCAACTTACCAAAATTTGGTGGGAAATCATCCAAGGTAGTGAAAGACATGCCCTTTGTAGATATAGATATTAAAGAACATGATGTTAGCTTTCCAGAAACACAAATAAGCACAAAACTAAAAGATGATGCACAATCAAGTGATGCCAAGGATTTTTTTGTGACTACAAAAGGTCAATGTGTTAGTGTAGACAAGGAGGTTACGGTTACAATGCCAAAATTTGGCATTAGCCTTCCAAAGGTTGACGCCTGCAAGCCAGCTGATAGTATGGACAAAGAAGtatcaattatagacaccacAAAATCAAATGCAGAGTCTGACCAGGCTGAGAAAGGTCTAAGATCTCCAACAAAAAGTAAACTTTCCACAATTACATTTCCTAAATGTGGTATCCAATTTCCAAAACCAACAGATGCAAACTTTGACAATCAAATACCTGAATTCACCACAGATGAATCTACCATGGAAATTAAAATGTCAGAAACCAAACTGTCTGGAGAACTGCCATCATTACCTGAAATGAAAACCCCACAAGTTATTCTCAGTATTTCAAAACCTGAAGTGGATGTATCTACACCAGAGGTAGAAATGGCTTTTGATGCACActgtgaaaagaaaaaagaaatggaACTGTCTCCAAACCTCGCATTTTCTAAACCAGAGGTTAACATAAGCCTTGTTGGTCATAGTCTTGATCAAGAAGCAGCTAGAGAAGGTTTGAAAGTGCAAGCTGAGAAACTTGAGATGGGAGTCAAAGTTCCTTCAGGTACAGTAGATGTAGTCATCCCGGAGgctaaagaaaaagaaaaaattaaaaaacgtaAAATGTCATTTCCAAAATTTGGATTTTCCAAATCTGACACTAAGATCCTTGATGCTGACACAAGTCTTCAAAAAGAAGGAATATCTGTGCCAGAAACTGCGATCAAAGAGACTGAGATGACAATTCCTGCTGCAGAGGTTGAAGTCCAGGTGAAAAACAAAAGCGCTTCTGGTTCTCCATCTAAATTCAAGCTTCCAACAATTTCTCTCCCTAAATATGAAATTTCCATTTCAAAGACTGGAAAAGAATCAAAGACTGATGCACAGTCAGATATAAAGGCAACATCAACAGTTGCATACCAAGATACACATATAGGTACAGAAGATATAGAACCATCAAAATCAACTTTCGAAACCCTACCGGTGGATACTGAAATAATGATTCCAGACACCGAGTCTGGAGGTCAAGGGGGCAGATTTATGATGCCCAAATTTGAATTTTCATTTCCAAAGCTAAAAGGACCAGAATTTAAAAAGGATGCATCAAGAACAGATATAGAAACACCAGAGGCTACACTGAAACATGACATTGAGAGTGCTGAGGGAAAAGCAGACATACCTGAGGCTTCTTTGAAAATGGAGGTAACGATGAAAAAGCCAAAAGTGTCAAGCTCAGAGCATGGATTTTCTGAACAAGACATTAaagctccagaagttaatgtaGAGAGAGGTGATATATCTATGGCAGAAGGTGAAGTGGATGTTAATCTTGAGTCTGACTTAAAAGATGATTCAACCACTGGAGGGTCACCGTTCAAATTCAAGCTTCCTACTTTCAAACTACCCAAATTCGGAAGTTCATCTTCCAAAGTAAAATCTGAAATAAAAGATTTGAGGGGGGAGGAAATTAATTTGGAGGCTGAAGATATATTTACGTCGGACGTAAAACTTGACTTTAATGTGCCCAGTCAAGAGCTGGTGAAACCCTCAATCAGTGTTGATCAGCCAAAGGGCGACACTGGAGCTCAATACATGCTGTCAAGGGCCGAAGTTGATATTTCTTTACCAGAGACAAAACTCGGGGAACTGTCAGCTGAAGCGGAAGTACCAAAAGCTAAAATAGAAAGCAAAAAAGATCAAGAGGTTGATCCAAAAGACCCAAGTGTAAAAATTAAAAGGCAAGGTTTTTCATTTCCTAAATTCGGATTTTCTAAACCAGATGTCAAGGCCCCAGAGACTGATGTCAATCTTGCACATACCTCTGAACCAGAAGGTGATGtgacaataaaagaaaaaagtatgAATATCACAGTGTTAAATTTTGAGGATGAGCAAAAAGATTCAACAACTGTTGGTGCCACAACAACATTTAACCTCCCCTCAatcaacttaccaaagatcggAGGACAAGCTATGAAAGAAGAGAAAACTTTGCCAGATGTAGATATAGCTGTTAAAGAACCTGAGtatacacaaataaaaatatcagGTGAAGCCCCATCAGTTGATATAAAGGGACCTCATCTAGCTACAGAAAGTAAAGCTGTAAGTGTGGACTTAAAGGTTGAAGATCTTGAACTTGGAGGACAGGAGGGGAAGCTTAAGATGCCAAAGTTTGGTATTGACCTTCCTAAAGGAAAAGGGTTCGATTTAAGTGCAAAGACAGAGGATATAGCTGATTTTGATCTTAAAAAAACAGAGATAACCATTGAGGGAAAAATTAATCCACCAGAACATCATTCTAAAGGCCTAGATGTGCAGATAAAGACACTACCTGCATTTGGGGTTTCAAAACCAGAAGCCCCTAGGGATGATGTAAGTATACAAAAAACTGATATCCCCATACCAGAAGGCAGTATGGACCTAGAAGAAGCAAATATGGACATTGAAGTGTCAAAGATGGAGTCTGAACAGAAGGGTTCAACATTTTTTGGATCTCCAACAAAGTTTAAACTCCCTTCCTTCAACTTCCCAAAATTTGGTGTCAAATCACAAAAAGGAGCATTAGACATTAATGTAACCGATTCCGAACTAGAGGGAACCAATATTAAAAGTGATATTTCTAAACCTGACGTCAAATTAGAAGTACAGCCACCCAATAATGAATTTAAAGTTGAAAAGAGTGCAGACATGCCTGAGGTGGATTCCAAAGAACTGCAAGTAAAAGTAAAGAGACCAAGCTTTTCATTTCCTAAGTTTGGGTTTTCCAAACCAAACACTGAAACTCCAGAAGTTGATATCAGTGTACAAAAGGTTGAAGTATCCATACCAGAAGGCAATGCACCTGTAATAGAACAAACCGCAGAAGTTACATCTCCAGGAAGGGAAGCTGAACAGAAAGATCTAACAATTGTAAGTTCCCCAACCAAATTTAAAATGCCAGAAATTAATCTGCCAAAATTTGGAGTCAAAAGTTCAAAAAGTACACCATCAGAAGATAAGGACATCAAAGGAAAAGACATGACTGTGCATGAACCAGACATCAAGGTGTCAGGACAAATACCAAAAATTGAAAAAGAGGTCGATATACGTGCCACAATAAAAGAAACTGATGTTCATCTAACAGAAGGTAAGGTAATACTACCCCAACCTGATATTGATGTTCAAGTCATATCCTTTGAAGGCAAAGTGGATATACCTGAAGGTGACTTAAAAGGGCTTGATGTGAAATTAAAGAAGCCAAGCTTTTCATTTCCAAAATTTGGTTTCTCAAAGCCAGATATTAAGGGGCATGATGTTGATCATGGCAGTCAACCAAAGGAAAATTTGTCTATGCAAGAGGGCACCATACCTGTTAAAGACCAAGAAGCAGAAATTACCTCCACCGATGAAATGAACAAACAAGAAGATTCAACTCATACAAAATTTAAGCTCCCAAAGTTTGGACTCAAATATCCAAAGGCCACATCAGACATTCCAGCAGCTGAAGTAGATATCAAAGAACCCGAAATCAGTTTCTCTAAAAAAGGAGATGTACAAACCACTGATACAGAAACAACCATAGATATTAAGGGGCCTACTGTTAATGTGGACATTAAGGTCAAAGAAATGGACATTGATGGGACAGGGAGTAAGTTTAAGCTGCCAAAATTTGGAATTGGCATGCAAAAAGTAAAGACAATAGAGACAGATGgtaaagaaataaatacagaGTCTGGCTTACTATGTGAAGAAAAAGTTCATGTACAACAGCCTGATGTTGCAATTCAAAATGCGAACTTTGAGGGGGAAACAGATAAAGTGGATTCCAAAGGGCTGAAAGTGAAACTTCCCAAAATGGGATTTTCTAAACCAGACCTCAAGTCTCCTGAAGTTGATGCAAGTCTACCCAAAGTTGATATGGGCACATCACTGGGAAATGTGGATGTTTCAGAGCAATCTGTAGATATTAAAGTACCAGAAGAACAACCTGATTTGAAAGAGGACACTTTTGGCTCTCCAACAAGATTTAAACTTCCAACAATTCATTTCCCAAAAtttggaataaaaacatcaaaagaCAAGGTGGATATTCCTACAGCAAATGTGGACATCGATGAAGTTAGCCTTCCAGACAAGAAGTTTAACATGTCAGGAGAAGTAGCAAGTGTTGACATGAAAGAGCCAACAATAAATGTTGAGGTTCCATCCATTGAGATGAACATTAAGGGAAGCGATAAAGAACAGCGAGAGAGCAAATTTAAGCTTCCAAAATTTGGAATTGCTCTCCCAACAACTAAAGGTCCTGACAGTGACCAAGGGCTCAAGAAAGCTCTGACTGAAACAGAAATGAAAATGTCAGGAGATGTACTAACTACAGACAAGAAAGAACTAAAGTTGCCCAAAGGATCAGTGGAAGTGGATATGCAAGCCTGTGAAATGACAACAGACATTTCACTAAAGGGCACTACAGAAATGGGAGAAAGTGAGAGTGATGGCAAAATTGAAATAGCAAGTCCACAATTTGCCTCTCCAACAAAATTCAAACTCCCAGGTATAAAATTACCTACATTTGGAATTTCCACTCCAAATGTCACTAGTGATGCTCCTGATTCTGACATCAAGGAAATTAAAGTCAGTTCAGCCGATTTTGAGATAGCTACATCAAAAGTTGATCAATCAGATGACATCAAACGTAAAACTTCAGAGATTGAACCCCCATCTATTGATATCAACATAAAAGCAAAAGAGATTAATCAAGAGGGACAGGAAACAAAATTTAAACTTCCAAAATTTGGGATATCATTACCCAAAGTAAAAGGTCCTGAGATAACAGTAACTGCAAAAGAAGTAAAAACAGGAACACCTGAAATTgggaaaactgaaaataaaattgcAGCAGATGGTGCAAGTCTCCCAAAAGTAGACATGGATTTAGAGGGAAGTTCCAGCCTTGAAAAAACTGAGGTAGAGACAGAGTTGAAAGAtgatacagttgttgtttcagGTTCTCCAAGTAAATTCAAAATGCCTTCTTTTAAAATGCCAAAATTTGGATTTTCACCTAAAAAAACATCTGATGCAAAAGGAAAAGACGCAGAAGTAGATGTACCAGACACTAAAACTGATCTTAATGTTAAAGACAAGCCTATACAAGTAGAAGTGTCCAAAGACATACACAGAGAGGGTGAGATAAAAGAAACCACTGAACAACCTCCAGAGGTTGCTGCAAAAAAAATGGAGGGTGACAAAGGCTCCCCAAGTAAATTCAAACTTCCTACTATAAAAATGCCAACGTTTGGCCTTTCAAGAACAAAATCTCCAGATGGAGAAGATGACATAACCATAAATGCTAATGTCCCAGACGTTAAATCAGAACCAAAACAGGATTCTCAAGGACCTGCAAAGTCACCCAGATTTACAATGCCTAGACTAGAGGATGTTCTCAGTGGCTTTGAGGTTGAATTTAATGTTCCAACAATAGAGGAAATTGAAGCACAAGTGGACAAACCATCTGTTAAGCAGGATCAAGAGGCTGGAGAAAAGGTTGAGGAAGCAGCAGAACATAAGGACAAAGGAGCGCAGGAGAAatctaaatttaaatttaaattcccAAAATTAGGATTCAGCCAGTCCTCAGATGAAGGTGACAAGTTAGTTGATGCTAAGATTGAAGAAAGTGAAAAACATCTGGAGGCATCAACAGATCAGAAATCAGCTGTTAGCAAAGAacaatcaaaaactgaaaaaggaAGCTGGTTCAAGTTCTCATTTTCTTCTCCAACCAAAACTACAAAATCTGACGAGAAAGAACAAATAATCCAACCACCTCAAGAGGCTGAGAAGTCTGATGATGTGGAGAAAGAATCCAGCAAAGTACACGAGGAACCTGAGAAGAGCTTGCTCAGCGAGGCTGTGGAGGAGAACATTAGCCCAACATTATCACTAAGGTCATCTGAAGCTTTTGCAGATATAAGTTCCACAGTAACCACTGAGCTGTTCGGCCTGTCACAAACCTCTCCAACAAAAGTTAAAGTGAAATATGCTGAACCCACTGCCACCGTTGGGGTCAACGATGTACAAAGTAATGTTGTGACTTCCACAGCCAGATGTGAACTGATATCAATGGAGCCTCACCAGCCAGAAAAAGTCAACATCCCATTCTCATCAGATATGTCCTCAGCCTCACTGGACACTCTGAAACAGATGTCAGGGGAAATTCATGTCATCACATCGAACATACAAGCTATACCAGACACACAGCAAGCAGCAATCCTTACTCATTTAGATGCCCATGGAATTCACACCTCACCATTACAGGTAACACTAGGCTCAGACTCAGTGTTGACAGTGGAGGAAACCAGAGTGCAAAGTGGGAAGCAAACATTGGTGGAAAAGCATGTTGTGAAAGAAACATTACATGATGATAAAGAGACAATAATTGTGACACAGAGAACACGTGTATTTGAAGGAGACTCCGCAGAACCCATTTCTGATGAGACAGCTTCCTCTATTCGTAGGCTGCGAGACACGGTACACACTGAGAAAATGAGGTTTTTCGACAATGTACCAACAACTGAAGAGGTCACAATAGTGAGCTATGAAACATCTCTAAGACACATGGATTCCTCTACAGATGAGAATGGGGGGAAATAA